A single Orcinus orca chromosome 2, mOrcOrc1.1, whole genome shotgun sequence DNA region contains:
- the VIPAS39 gene encoding spermatogenesis-defective protein 39 homolog translates to MNRTKGDEEEYWNSSKFKAFTFDDEDDELSQLKESKRAVNSLRDFVDDDDDDDDLERVSWSGEPVGSISWSIKETASNSGSNHEREQLKNRNSFSSYAQLPKPASTYSLSSFFRGRTRPGSFQSLSDALSDTPAKSYAPELGRPKGEYRDYSNDWSPSDTVRRLRKGKVCSLERFRSLQDKLQLLEEAVSMHDGNVITAVLIFLKRTLSKEILFRELEVRQVALRHLIHFLKEIGDQKLLLDLFRFLDRTEELALTHYREHLNIQDPEKRKEFLKTCIGLPFSAEDSAHIQDHYTLLERQIIIEANDRHLESAGQTEIFRKHPRKASILNMPLVTTLFYSCFYHYTEAEGTFSSPVNLKKTFKIPEKQYVLTALAARAKLRAWHDVDALFTTKNWLGYTKKRAPIGFHRVVEILHKNSAPVQILQEYVNLVEDVDTKLNLATKFKCHDVVIDTCRDLKDRQQLLVYRSKVDKGSAEEEKIDAILNSSQIRWKN, encoded by the exons ATGAATCGGACAAAGGGTGATGAGGAGGAGTATTGGAATAGCTCCAAGTTCAAGGCTTTCACCTTTGATGACGAAGATGACGAGCTGTCACAG TTAAAGGAATCCAAGCGGGCAGTGAATAGCCTTCGAGACTTcgtggatgatgatgatgatgacgatgaccTGGAGAGAGTCAGCTGGAGCGGGGAACCTGTGGGAA GTATCTCATGGTCCATCAAAGAGACTGCTAGTAATAGTGGGTCAAACCATGAGCGTGAACAGCTAAAGAACCGAAACAGCTTCTCCTCCTATGCACAACTACCCAAACCTGCTTCTACCTACTCCCTGAGCAGCTTTTTTAGAG GGAGAACTAGACCTGGAAGTTTCCAGTCCCTCTCTGATG CTCTGTCGGACACACCTGCCAAGAGCTATGCTCCAGAGCTAGGGAGACCCAAGGGGGAGTATAGG GATTACAGCAATGATTGGAGCCCCAGTGACACAGTGCGACGCCTTCGGAAGGGCAAG GTCTGCTCCCTGGAAAGATTCCGCTCCTTACAGGACAAGCTACAACTCCTAGAAGAAGCAGTAAGCATGCATGATGGAAACGTCATTACTGCG GTTCTGATCTTCCTGAAGAGGACATTGAGCAAAG AGATCCTCTTCCGAGAGCTGGAGGTACGGCAGGTTGCCCTGAGACATCTCATTCACTTCCTTAAGGAGATAGGGGATCAAAAGCTGCTTTTGGACCTCTTTAG GTTCCTAGATAGAACAGAAGAGCTTGCG CTAACCCATTATCGAGAGCATTTGAACATTCAGGACCCCGAGAAACGAAAAGAATTTCTTAAGACCTGCATTGG TTTGCCATTTTCAGCAGAAGATTCTGCACACATACAAGACCATTACACGCTCCTGGAACGTCAGATCATTATCGAG GCAAATGATCGACATCTAGAATCAGCAGGACAGACTGAAATCTTCCGGAAGCACCCCCGCAAAGCTTCTATCCTCAACATGCCGTTAGTGACGACGCTTTTCTACTCCTGCTTCTACCACTACACAGAGGCTGAG GGCACATTCAGCAGTCCAGTCAACCTGAAGAAGACATTTAAG ATCCCAGAAAAACAGTATGTGCTGACAGCCCTGGCTGCTCGCGCCAAGCTTCGGGCCTGGCATGATGTCGATGCCCTCTTTACCACAAAG AACTGGCTGGGCTATACCAAGAAGAGAGCACCCATTGGCTTCCATCGAGTTGTGGAAATTTTGCACAAGAACAGTGCCCCTGTCCAG ATATTACAGGAGTATGTCAATCTGGTGGAAGATGTGGACACAAAGTTGAACTTAGCCACCAAGTTCAAGTGTCATGATGTCGTCATTGAT ACTTGCCGGGacctgaaggatcgtcagcagtTGCTGGTGTACAGGAGCAAGGTGGATAAAGGATCTGCCGAGGAGGAGAAGATTGATGCCATTCTCAACAGCTCG cAAATTCGATGGAAGAATTAA